A genomic stretch from Arachis stenosperma cultivar V10309 chromosome 3, arast.V10309.gnm1.PFL2, whole genome shotgun sequence includes:
- the LOC130965208 gene encoding probable phospholipid hydroperoxide glutathione peroxidase, whose protein sequence is MLCSSTRILFGRGIRRVVPPLSSSINYLINPKAKTLSLSRPYQRHHHISFFKSIPTLTPTPTPLRFSLKTDHTMASQSSPPKSVHDFTVKDARGNDVNLGNYKGKVLLIVNVASQCGLTNSNYTELSQLYEKYRAKGLEILAFPCNQFGAQEPGTNEQIVEFACTRFKAEYPIFDKVDVNGNDAAPLYKYLKSSKGGLFGDNIKWNFSKFLVDKEGNVVDRYAPTTSPLSIEKDIKKLLDA, encoded by the exons ATGCTTTGTAGTTCAACTCGTATCTTGTTCGGCAGAGGCATAAGGAGAGTGGTTccacccctttcttcttctattaaCTATTTGATCAATCCTAAAGCCAAAACCCTTTCACTCTCTCGGCCTTATCAGCGGCATCATCATATCTCGTTCTTCAAATCAATCCCAACTCTAACTCCAACTCCAACTCCGTTGCGATTTAGTTTGAAAACAGATCACACCATGGCCAGCCAATCATCTCCTCCCAAATCAGTCCACGATTTCACCGTTAAG GATGCGAGGGGAAATGATGTTAATCTTGGAAACTACAAAGGGAAGGTTCTTCTCATTGTCAACGTTGCCTCACAATG TGGCTTGACCAATTCTAATTATACAGAGCTGAGTCAATTGTACGAAAAATACAGGGCGAAAG GTCTTGAAATCCTGGCATTTCCTTGCAATCAGTTTGGGGCACAGGAGCCTGGAACTAATGAGCAGATAGTAGAATTTGCTTGCACTCGCTTCAAAGCTGAGTATCCCATTTTTGACAAG GTGGATGTGAATGGTAACGATGCTGCTCCACTGTATAAGTATCTTAAATCAAGCAAAGGTGGACTCTTTGGGGACAACATAAAATGGAACTTCTCCAAATTCCTTGTTGACAAAGAGGGCAATGTTGTGGATCGTTATGCACCCACTACTTCTCCTCTAAGCATCGAG AAGGACATAAAGAAGCTGTTGGATGCGTGA
- the LOC130965206 gene encoding multiple C2 domain and transmembrane region protein 7 — translation MMNNLKLGIDVVSAHNLLSKDGEGSSSAYVELCFDGQRFRTTIKEKDLNPVWNESFYFNISEPSILHHLTLDAYVYNQVRATNSTSFLGKVSLTGTSFVPYSDAVVLHYPLEKRGIFSRVRGELGLKVYITNDQAIKSSIPVAAPAESVTTNNHAAQVHGHADSVVLNNVSSREKVHTFHHLPNPNHNQHQHQHQNEHQHHSSAYADKHYVPKHEADAIKSEAQPPKLVLMRASSVQPVDYALKETSPYLGGGRVVGGRVIHKDKTSSTYDLVERMYFLYVRVVKARELPSMDVTGSLDPFVEVRIGNYRGITKHYDKSQNPEWNQVFAFSKERMQASVMEVVIKDKNLVMKDDFVGILRFDINEVPLRVPPDSPLAPQWYRLEDKKGDKVKGELMLAVWIGTQADEAFCDAWHLDAAASSVDTTPSSTAVLRSKVYHAPRLWYVRVNIVEAQDLVPTEKNRFPDVCVKAQIGHQVLKTKRVPARTLSSLWNEDLVFVAAEPFDDHLVLTVEDRMEPGKDEIIGRVIIPLNSIERRADDRIIHSRWFNLEKPIAVDIDQIKKEKFSSRIHLRVCLDGGYHVLDESTHYSSDLRPTAKQLWRPPIGVLELGVLNAVGLHPMKTRDGRGTSDTYCVAKYGHKWVRTRTIVDNLCPKYNEQYTWEVFDPATVLTVGVFDNSQIGEKGSSKDLKIGKVRIRISTLETGRIYTHSYPLLVLHPTGVKKMGELHLAIRFSCTSFTNMMYLYSKPLLPKMHYVRPFSLMQLDMLRHQAVTIVAARLGRAEPPLRKEVVEYMSDVDSHLWSMRRSKANFFRLMTVFSGLFAVGKWFSDICMWKNVITTVLVHVLFLMLVCFPELILPTVFLYMFLIGVWNYRYRPRYPPHMNTIISQAHTVQPDELDEEFDTFPTSRNPDLVRMRYDRLRSVGGRIQTVVGDLASQGERIQALLNWRDPRATVIFVVFCFLAAVVLYVTPFQVVAALAGFYVMRHPRFRHRLPSAPINFFRRLPARTDSML, via the coding sequence ATGATGAACAACCTCAAGTTAGGGATAGATGTGGTTAGTGCCCACAATCTACTCTCTAAAGATGGAGAAGGTTCATCCAGTGCCTATGTGGAACTATGTTTTGATGGCCAGAGATTCCGTACAACCATCAAAGAGAAAGATCTGAATCCTGTTTGGAATGAGAGCTTCTACTTCAACATATCCGAACCTTCCATTCTTCACCACCTGACCCTTGATGCCTATGTCTACAACCAAGTCAGAGCCACAAACTCCACTTCATttcttggcaaggttagcctcaCTGGCACTTCGTTTGTCCCTTACTCCGATGCTGTTGTACTGCACTATCCACTGGAAAAGCGCGGCATTTTTTCTCGTGTTAGAGGAGAACTTGGCCTCAAAGTTTACATCACCAACGATCAAGCCATAAAATCCTCAATTCCAGTTGCTGCTCCGGCCGAGTCTGTAACAACAAATAATCATGCAGCACAAGTTCATGGACATGCAGATTCTGTGGTGTTGAACAATGTATCATCTAGAGAAAAGGTGCACACATTTCATCATCTACCTAATCCAAACCATAACCAACACCAACATCAGCACCAAAACGAACATCAACATCATTCCTCTGCCTATGCAGATAAACATTATGTACCAAAGCATGAAGCTGATGCAATAAAATCTGAAGCACAACCACCAAAACTAGTCCTAATGCGCGCTTCGTCGGTTCAACCAGTTGATTACGCCCTCAAAGAAACAAGTCCATATCTTGGTGGGGGAAGAGTTGTTGGAGGCCGTGTTATTCACAAGGACAAGACATCAAGCACTTATGATCTTGTGGAAAGGATGTATTTTCTCTATGTAAGGGTAGTCAAGGCCCGCGAGCTTCCTTCCATGGATGTCACTGGTAGCCTTGATCCATTTGTTGAGGTCAGAATTGGAAACTACAGAGGAATTACAAAACACTATGACAAGAGTCAGAATCCAGAATGGAATCAGGTATTTGCATTCTCAAAGGAGAGGATGCAGGCATCTGTAATGGAAGTTGTGATCAAAGACAAGAATCTTGTGATGAAAGATGACTTTGTAGGGATTTTGAGGTTTGATATCAATGAAGTTCCATTGAGAGTTCCACCGGATAGCCCTCTGGCGCCGCAATGGTACAGATTAGAGGACAAGAAAGGGGATAAGGTGAAAGGGGAGTTGATGCTTGCTGTGTGGATTGGAACACAAGCAGATGAGGCTTTCTGTGATGCATGGCATTTAGATGCAGCTGCTAGCTCTGTTGACACCACACCTTCTTCGACCGCAGTGCTGCGGTCGAAGGTTTACCATGCGCCAAGGCTATGGTACGTGCGCGTCAACATTGTTGAGGCGCAAGATCTAGTTCCTACGGAGAAAAACAGATTCCCTGACGTGTGCGTCAAGGCACAAATAGGACACCAAGTATTGAAAACAAAGAGAGTTCCAGCGAGGACTCTGAGTTCACTCTGGAATGAGGATCTTGTGTTTGTTGCGGCCGAGCCTTTCGATGATCATCTAGTCCTCACGGTGGAAGATCGAATGGAGCCAGGAAAAGATGAGATTATTGGCAGGGTGATCATTCCACTGAACTCTATAGAGAGGCGTGCAGATGACAGAATCATTCATTCAAGATGGTTCAACTTGGAAAAACCAATTGCTGTTGACATTGATCAGATAAAGAAAGAGAAATTCTCTAGCAGGATTCACCTCCGTGTGTGCCTCGATGGAGGCTACCATGTTCTTGATGAATCAACACATTACAGCAGCGATCTCCGTCCAACTGCAAAGCAATTATGGAGGCCACCGATCGGAGTTCTTGAACTTGGAGTGTTGAATGCTGTTGGACTCCACCCTATGAAAACAAGAGATGGAAGAGGCACTTCTGACACTTACTGCGTTGCAAAATATGGACACAAATGGGTCAGAACAAGAACAATTGTTGATAATTTGTGCCCTAAATACAACGAGCAATACACATGGGAGGTTTTCGATCCGGCAACAGTTCTAACTGTAGGTGTATTTGACAATAGCCAGATTGGGGAAAAAGGTTCTTCAAAAGACTTGAAAATTGGAAAAGTCAGAATCCGAATTTCGACTTTAGAAACAGGTAGAATCTACACACATTCATATCCGCTTCTAGTTCTTCACCCTACAGGGGTTAAGAAAATGGGTGAATTGCACTTGGCCATAAGATTCTCATGCACCTCTTTCACGAACATGATGTATCTATACTCCAAACCTCTCCTCCCAAAAATGCACTACGTTAGACCCTTCTCCCTCATGCAGCTCGACATGCTCCGACACCAAGCCGTAACCATAGTCGCGGCTCGGCTGGGTCGAGCAGAGCCACCGCTCCGGAAGGAGGTGGTTGAGTATATGTCTGACGTGGACTCTCACCTATGGAGCATGAGGAGAAGCAAGGCGAATTTCTTCAGGCTCATGACGGTATTCTCAGGTTTATTCGCCGTTGGAAAATGGTTCTCTGATATCTGCATGTGGAAGAACGTTATAACCACTGTGTTAGTTCATGTCCTCTTCTTGATGCTGGTGTGCTTCCCGGAACTGATTTTACCAACGGTTTTTCTGTATATGTTCTTGATCGGTGTGTGGAACTATAGGTATAGGCCAAGGTACCCGCCACACATGAACACGATCATTTCGCAGGCGCACACGGTGCAACCGGATGAGTTGGATGAAGAGTTCGATACGTTTCCTACGAGCCGGAACCCTGATCTTGTGAGAATGAGGTATGATAGGTTGAGGAGTGTGGGTGGGAGGATTCAGACGGTGGTTGGTGATTTGGCCAGCCAGGGTGAGAGGATTCAGGCGCTGTTGAATTGGAGGGACCCACGTGCGACGGTTATATTCGTTgtgttttgttttcttgctgCGGTGGTTTTGTATGTTACTCCGTTTCAGGTGGTGGCTGCTTTGGCTGGCTTCTATGTTATGAGGCATCCCAGGTTCCGGCATAGGCTTCCGTCGGCGCCTATCAACTTCTTCCGACGGTTGCCCGCAAGAACAGATAGTATGTTGTAA